A region of the Anaerolineae bacterium genome:
AGGGTCTCATCCATCCCGGCAACAACCAAGGCCAAAAATCAAAGCAGCAAAAAAAGATACCAAGGCGGCCATAAAAAATACAGCGTAGCCATTGAAGTTGTCCCACAAATAGCCGGCCATCACAGAGCCTAAACTCCAACCAAACCCGGACATAGCCGCGCCCACCAAAGTTTGGGCGGTGGCGCTTAAACCCGGCGGGGCCAACTCGCTCACATAACCCACCGCCGCTACCCAATAGATACCAAAGCAAATACCCGAGCCAAATACCACCATAATCACCTGCCCTGGCGTTTTGCTCAACCCAACGCAAGCCCAAACCAGAACAAAGCCAACCAACGCCACCAGGATCAGGCGACGGTAACTATAACGGGCAAACCAGCGCACCCCAAAATACATAATCGGTATCTCTAATAGAGCATTGCAGGCCCAGGCCAGGCCCACCTGTTGTTCGTTTCCGCCCAGGGCCAAAATCTGTAAAGCCAAAAAATTAATATAACCGGCCATACCCATGCCAAACAGGATGACGGCGATCAAAAAGGAAACATAATGCCGCTGCCCCATTAATACCCGGATACCTTGCCCAATACTAACCCTTTGGTCCACGCTTTGCACCGGCAATAAAAAACTTAGGGCCACACAGCCAATGCCCAAAAGCACTGCGTGCAACCAAAAAACCAGCGATAAATTATGGACAGACAAGAACTGCCCCAACCCAAAAGAAACCAGCACAAAGCCAACGGTACCCCATAACCGCTGGCGGCCATAACTGCCCCCCACTTGCTTAACCAGGTCCATCACCGTACTATCCACAATGGCTCCAATGGGTGTGCGGAAAAAAGTGAGCGCCATCACCAAACCCACAAACAGCCAAAAACCATCTAACCACAAAAAAAACAGCACCACGGTCCCGGCCATGAGCGCGCACAAGGCCAAAACCTGGCGATGAATTTGCCAGCGGTCCGCAATAGCGCCCCAAATGGGGTTAGCGATCAGGGCCATTACCGGCGCAATGCTGCCCAGCCAGCCAATCTGAGAGCCGCTCAAGCCTTTCTGCTGCAAAAAAACGTTAAAGAAGGGCGCCATGCAACCAACCCCCCCAAAAAAGAGAAGATAGTAGAGTTTGGCCACCCATAAACCCTGTTTAACCGAACGCGCTCCGATAGCAGGGTTGACCATCGGCACGGTACGTGGTTGGCGATAAATGATTGGGGTTCCTTTGCGCGTAAATTTTCCAAAACAAAAAAGGACAAACTCCATGTTTGGCCCAAAACATAAATTAACACATAAGCGCAGAGTTGGCAATATTGACAGGGTGGGGGGGAAAGTGTTATACTCGCCCAAAACCGGGGAACGGATGTGTTCCAAATAACTCAAAAAGGAGAAGAATGATGATGAAAAAAAATTATCTCAGTAACCGGCTGCCGTTTTTGATGTTGGCCCTGGGCCTGGCTTTGGTTATTGCGGCCTGCGGCGGCCAACCGTCAACCTCAGCCCCGCCAGAACAAGCGCCGGCCCAAGCAGAAAAACCAACCATCAAGTTAGCCGAGAACCCCTGGTCAGGCTCGCAGGTGAATGTGGCCGTGGCCAAGATTCTCATTGAAGAAAAATTGGGCTACCCGGTAGAGATCGTCACCATTGACGAAAACGCCCAATGGCCGGCCCTGGCCAATGGCGACCTGCACGCCAGCCTGGAA
Encoded here:
- a CDS encoding MFS transporter, encoding MVNPAIGARSVKQGLWVAKLYYLLFFGGVGCMAPFFNVFLQQKGLSGSQIGWLGSIAPVMALIANPIWGAIADRWQIHRQVLALCALMAGTVVLFFLWLDGFWLFVGLVMALTFFRTPIGAIVDSTVMDLVKQVGGSYGRQRLWGTVGFVLVSFGLGQFLSVHNLSLVFWLHAVLLGIGCVALSFLLPVQSVDQRVSIGQGIRVLMGQRHYVSFLIAVILFGMGMAGYINFLALQILALGGNEQQVGLAWACNALLEIPIMYFGVRWFARYSYRRLILVALVGFVLVWACVGLSKTPGQVIMVVFGSGICFGIYWVAAVGYVSELAPPGLSATAQTLVGAAMSGFGWSLGSVMAGYLWDNFNGYAVFFMAALVSFFAALIFGLGCCRDG